From Hartmannibacter diazotrophicus, a single genomic window includes:
- a CDS encoding MarR family winged helix-turn-helix transcriptional regulator: protein MRPYDLGSTQWFILCHLANNGPSVQRDLGRALELERATLSGIISTLVRKDLVEQTSSGEDQRQRLLTLTTAGEVLWRELPDLSFIHETAFGGTDAADLATTIRVLQSATERLQTLLRKD, encoded by the coding sequence TTGCGACCCTACGACTTGGGTTCCACGCAATGGTTCATCCTCTGCCATCTCGCCAACAACGGCCCATCGGTTCAGCGTGACCTCGGTCGCGCACTCGAACTTGAACGGGCGACCTTGAGCGGCATTATCTCGACGCTCGTCCGCAAAGACTTGGTCGAGCAGACATCGAGCGGAGAAGATCAACGTCAGCGTCTGCTGACGTTGACAACTGCAGGTGAGGTGCTGTGGCGCGAACTTCCCGATCTTTCATTCATTCATGAAACTGCTTTCGGTGGCACCGATGCAGCCGATCTGGCCACGACAATCCGCGTCCTGCAATCGGCGACGGAACGACTGCAGACCCTTTTGCGAAAGGATTGA
- a CDS encoding NAD-dependent epimerase/dehydratase family protein, with protein MTILITGATGLVGERLLPRLVEAGFSCRALLRAGKACPDSVEAATGDILDPATLSNAVRGVSAIVHLAAVFRTQDSGLIWKSNRDGTRNLITAVQAVAPDARFILSSTSHVYNNDNPHPGREDDPVNPHHAYPASKLAAEQELQESGLNWSIIRFPFVYGDGDGHLESLPKHISTWHPAQRMSTVHHRDVATAVQLALEGAFDRLVVNVADDAPASIYELTGLLGVQLESSAEPLSNPWYLQVDSSLARSLGFHCSVHSVYQAQQEGLI; from the coding sequence ATGACCATACTGATCACGGGGGCCACCGGGCTTGTTGGCGAACGCCTTCTTCCGCGGCTGGTCGAAGCGGGCTTTTCTTGCCGTGCTTTGCTGCGGGCGGGCAAGGCATGTCCTGATAGCGTGGAGGCCGCGACGGGCGACATACTCGACCCTGCGACCCTCTCAAATGCCGTACGCGGGGTTTCTGCGATTGTGCATCTGGCCGCAGTATTTCGAACGCAGGACAGCGGTCTCATCTGGAAGAGCAACCGCGATGGGACGCGCAACCTGATCACCGCCGTGCAGGCGGTTGCTCCCGATGCGCGGTTCATCCTGTCGAGCACCAGTCATGTCTATAACAACGACAATCCGCACCCTGGGCGAGAAGATGATCCGGTCAATCCACATCACGCCTATCCCGCGAGCAAGCTGGCAGCAGAGCAGGAATTGCAGGAAAGCGGCTTGAACTGGTCAATCATCCGGTTCCCGTTCGTCTATGGCGACGGCGACGGACATCTCGAATCTCTTCCCAAACACATCAGCACCTGGCATCCCGCGCAACGCATGAGCACGGTGCACCATCGTGACGTCGCCACGGCCGTCCAATTGGCGCTGGAGGGTGCGTTCGATCGGCTCGTGGTGAATGTCGCCGACGACGCCCCGGCCTCGATTTATGAGCTCACAGGCCTCCTTGGTGTACAATTGGAATCGAGCGCCGAACCGCTTTCAAACCCCTGGTACTTGCAGGTGGATAGCTCCCTTGCCCGCAGCCTGGGTTTTCATTGCAGTGTCCACTCGGTCTATCAGGCGCAACAAGAAGGGCTGATTTAA
- a CDS encoding AraC family transcriptional regulator produces MRRTASAHSASSDRGSRPAFTWSIGAIGFVANVSPAYVPSMQSPYTFSLSTGVLSKLAIPIERLCARAGVATSNAWVTDDFFRIWAAAEEEFHDPRAGLRFGDEGIARGYGVAAIVALHAPDFRSALAALSRYKSLTCPELVEVEAKGGEAVVRYRWLQATGPAPRLLVDMTMASLRQLAWRGSGGKVSPIRLELTRRPIDEELLRRHFGCPIVFGAASDAMVFDRAALDVPFLTADGGAFAHVLDGLEQRVREGEGFPAFIGEVCVAIARQLSEGRRPSVACVAKRLAISTRTLQRRLHALGTSFQEQLARVRRTTANRLLATTELDPVAISMLVGFDEPNSFARAFRRWERTTPTRWRDRLADDRRVLQGNPS; encoded by the coding sequence ATGCGCAGGACGGCATCAGCCCACAGCGCCTCGTCGGACCGTGGCTCCCGACCAGCCTTCACATGGTCGATTGGCGCGATCGGATTTGTTGCGAATGTCAGCCCTGCCTATGTTCCGTCCATGCAAAGCCCATATACCTTCTCGTTGTCGACCGGTGTCCTCTCGAAACTCGCCATTCCGATCGAGCGTCTGTGCGCACGCGCGGGCGTGGCGACGTCGAACGCGTGGGTGACGGACGATTTCTTCCGGATCTGGGCGGCGGCCGAGGAGGAGTTCCATGATCCCCGCGCTGGCCTTCGCTTTGGTGACGAAGGGATCGCGCGCGGCTACGGCGTCGCGGCGATCGTCGCCTTGCACGCGCCTGACTTCCGCAGCGCGCTCGCCGCGCTCTCCCGGTACAAAAGCCTGACCTGCCCTGAACTTGTGGAGGTCGAGGCAAAGGGCGGCGAAGCCGTCGTTCGTTACCGCTGGCTGCAGGCGACCGGACCGGCCCCGCGCCTGCTCGTCGATATGACGATGGCCTCGCTGCGCCAGCTTGCCTGGCGAGGCTCCGGCGGAAAGGTCTCGCCGATACGGCTCGAACTGACGCGGCGTCCGATCGACGAGGAGCTTCTGCGTCGCCACTTCGGTTGCCCGATCGTCTTCGGGGCTGCGAGTGACGCAATGGTGTTCGATCGCGCAGCGCTTGACGTTCCGTTTCTCACTGCGGACGGCGGCGCGTTCGCGCATGTGCTGGATGGCCTGGAGCAGCGCGTCCGTGAAGGGGAGGGCTTTCCCGCTTTCATCGGCGAGGTCTGCGTCGCCATCGCTCGGCAGTTGAGCGAGGGACGCCGGCCCAGTGTCGCGTGTGTGGCGAAGCGCCTCGCGATCAGCACCCGCACGCTCCAGCGCCGCCTCCACGCACTGGGGACAAGCTTCCAGGAGCAGCTCGCGCGCGTCAGGCGGACGACGGCAAACCGGCTGCTCGCCACCACCGAGCTCGATCCGGTGGCCATTTCCATGCTGGTGGGCTTCGACGAGCCCAATTCATTTGCTCGGGCCTTCCGCCGCTGGGAGCGGACAACGCCGACGCGCTGGCGCGACCGTCTGGCCGATGATCGTCGCGTTCTCCAAGGAAACCCGTCATGA
- a CDS encoding SDR family oxidoreductase, which translates to MNPLRVLVTGGSGFIAGHCILQLLEQGHLVRSTIRSLAREESVRGVLKDAGMVHSDRLSFVAADLLRDDGWAEAVAGMDVVLHVASPVQPGRVANEGEVIVPAREGTLRVLRAARDAGVSRVVLTSAFHAVSWGHPHNDHVFTEADWTILDGPGVDAYGKSKTLAERAAWDFIAAEGGGLELTTMLPVAVMGPVMGKDISGSNHIVQRMLDGAMPVVPNLFIPVVDVRDVASAHVMAMTNPAAAGERLLLSNGEALSLKEIGAIIRAALGDKAKRVPTRILPDFVVRIAARFNAEMRPFVPDLGYAKKTSNDKARRELGWTPREPREAIVAAATSMVGRAR; encoded by the coding sequence ATGAATCCGTTGCGCGTTCTCGTCACAGGCGGCTCCGGCTTCATCGCCGGGCATTGCATCCTCCAACTGCTTGAGCAAGGCCATCTCGTCCGCTCCACCATCCGGTCGCTGGCCAGGGAAGAGAGCGTGCGCGGCGTCCTTAAGGACGCCGGTATGGTTCATTCCGACAGGCTGAGCTTCGTCGCGGCCGATCTCTTGCGCGACGACGGCTGGGCGGAGGCCGTCGCCGGCATGGACGTCGTCCTGCATGTGGCCTCGCCGGTCCAGCCTGGGAGGGTTGCGAACGAGGGCGAGGTCATCGTGCCCGCGCGCGAAGGCACGCTGCGCGTGCTGCGTGCGGCGCGCGACGCGGGGGTAAGCCGGGTCGTTCTCACCTCCGCGTTCCACGCCGTGAGTTGGGGGCACCCGCATAACGACCACGTGTTCACCGAAGCCGACTGGACGATTCTGGATGGGCCCGGTGTCGATGCCTACGGCAAGAGCAAGACCCTTGCCGAACGCGCGGCCTGGGATTTCATCGCCGCCGAGGGCGGAGGCCTGGAATTGACCACGATGTTGCCGGTCGCGGTCATGGGACCGGTGATGGGCAAGGATATTTCCGGTTCAAACCACATCGTCCAGCGCATGCTCGACGGGGCGATGCCGGTGGTCCCGAACCTCTTCATACCCGTGGTCGATGTCCGCGACGTGGCCAGCGCTCATGTCATGGCGATGACCAACCCGGCTGCGGCTGGTGAGCGGCTCCTGCTCTCGAACGGCGAAGCACTTAGTCTGAAGGAGATCGGCGCCATTATCAGGGCCGCGCTTGGGGATAAGGCCAAGCGGGTCCCGACGCGCATACTGCCCGACTTCGTGGTCCGCATCGCCGCACGCTTCAATGCCGAGATGCGCCCTTTCGTTCCCGACCTGGGCTACGCCAAGAAAACCTCGAACGACAAGGCGCGGAGAGAGCTCGGCTGGACCCCGCGCGAGCCTCGCGAGGCGATCGTGGCGGCAGCGACGTCCATGGTCGGGAGAGCTCGTTAG
- a CDS encoding Atu4866 domain-containing protein, with amino-acid sequence MRHAFAVLMTATLLSPSVQAEEPALQTNHPYAGMWVTDDGRIRHELLPTGRYVEARGTRERAYEGRYEVTGTHIEYWDDTGFTADGDFVDPDTLHHGGMILRRRTDSVAKP; translated from the coding sequence ATGCGCCATGCATTTGCGGTCCTGATGACCGCCACACTCTTGAGCCCATCCGTACAAGCCGAGGAGCCCGCATTGCAAACCAACCATCCCTATGCCGGCATGTGGGTGACCGACGACGGTCGTATCCGCCACGAACTCCTGCCCACCGGTCGCTATGTCGAGGCGCGTGGCACGCGCGAGCGCGCCTATGAAGGCCGTTACGAAGTGACCGGCACGCATATCGAGTATTGGGACGACACCGGCTTCACCGCCGACGGTGACTTCGTGGACCCCGACACCTTGCATCACGGCGGTATGATCTTGCGCCGTCGAACGGATTCGGTCGCAAAGCCCTGA
- a CDS encoding aldo/keto reductase, with the protein MTLTDYRLLGRSGLRVSPLSLGTMTFGSDWGWGADSNEARRIFDLYIDQGGNFIDTSVNYTNGAAERFLGAFIGDKRERLVLATKFTMARDPGNANSGGNHRLNMVRSIEQSLRQLATDRIDLFYLHAWDMTTRPDEVMRALDDLVQSGKILYVGICNTPAWRIAEMQTLADLRGWSPFVALQIEYSLVERTVEHELMPMAAAMGLGVLPWSPLGGGVLAGKYTTADVQDSREAAVSPSRKGVIASSGHLTERSIAIAQEVRAVAEDVGSTPSQIALAWTLANPAVVSPIMGARTLAQAEENLGALEVTLLPEQLDRLHRVSEPDPIFPARFVERPLVQQLIFGGASVARRS; encoded by the coding sequence ATGACACTTACTGACTACAGGTTGCTGGGACGCTCGGGTTTGCGTGTTTCGCCGTTGAGCCTGGGCACCATGACGTTCGGATCGGATTGGGGCTGGGGTGCGGATAGTAACGAGGCCCGCCGTATCTTCGATCTTTACATCGATCAGGGTGGTAATTTCATCGATACCTCGGTGAACTACACCAATGGAGCGGCTGAACGCTTCCTCGGTGCGTTCATCGGTGACAAGCGGGAGCGGCTCGTCCTCGCGACAAAGTTCACGATGGCCCGCGACCCCGGCAACGCCAACTCGGGCGGCAACCACCGCCTCAACATGGTGCGGTCAATCGAGCAAAGCCTGAGGCAGCTCGCCACCGACCGGATCGATCTCTTCTACCTCCACGCATGGGACATGACGACCCGGCCGGACGAAGTGATGCGGGCCCTCGACGACCTCGTCCAGTCCGGCAAGATCCTTTATGTCGGGATCTGCAATACGCCCGCCTGGCGGATCGCCGAAATGCAGACCCTCGCCGATCTGCGCGGATGGTCGCCCTTCGTCGCGCTTCAGATCGAATACAGTCTAGTGGAGCGCACCGTCGAGCATGAGCTCATGCCGATGGCAGCCGCCATGGGGCTCGGCGTGCTGCCCTGGTCGCCTCTGGGTGGCGGCGTGCTGGCCGGCAAATACACCACGGCGGACGTCCAGGATTCGCGCGAGGCCGCGGTGTCTCCCAGCCGCAAGGGCGTCATCGCCTCCTCAGGCCATCTCACCGAGCGCTCGATCGCGATCGCGCAGGAGGTCCGTGCTGTGGCCGAGGACGTGGGATCGACGCCATCCCAGATCGCGCTGGCATGGACGCTCGCGAACCCGGCGGTCGTGTCGCCCATCATGGGCGCCCGAACCCTCGCGCAGGCGGAGGAAAATCTGGGCGCTCTCGAGGTGACGTTGTTGCCAGAACAGCTCGATCGCCTGCACCGGGTCAGCGAACCCGATCCGATATTCCCGGCCCGCTTCGTGGAACGCCCCCTGGTTCAGCAGCTCATCTTCGGCGGCGCCTCCGTGGCCCGCCGCAGCTGA
- a CDS encoding LysR family transcriptional regulator, whose product MAIDLTGLSVFLAVAEMRSFRAAAEHLGVTRPAVSQSIRRLEDRLGVALIQRTTRSVSLTEAGEQLFQRVAPAIAEVGLALDAAADRDVAPSGLLRLAVSSIAERFISGPLLAGFAHANPAVQIDVTVTDEEFDIVAEGYDAGVRLGEVIDQDMIAIPVSGEQRQIVVAAPVYIERFGKPSHPSELAQHRCIGWRPAPQTAPYRWEFGEEGREYDVAVNPEITTNDMLLMIRTACAGGGITFGMEETFRPYVLSGQLVPILEDYCPPFAGFFLYFPNRRNLAPKLRALVDHVKRWR is encoded by the coding sequence ATGGCTATCGATCTCACTGGACTCTCTGTCTTTCTGGCCGTCGCGGAGATGCGGAGCTTCCGCGCGGCCGCGGAGCATCTGGGTGTCACCCGACCGGCGGTAAGCCAGTCCATCCGTCGCCTTGAGGATCGCCTTGGCGTCGCGCTGATCCAGCGAACGACGCGAAGCGTCAGCCTGACCGAGGCCGGCGAGCAGCTTTTCCAGCGCGTGGCGCCGGCCATCGCCGAGGTCGGCCTGGCCTTGGACGCCGCGGCGGATCGGGACGTCGCGCCGAGCGGCCTCTTGCGGCTGGCGGTGTCCTCGATCGCGGAACGTTTCATCTCGGGGCCACTGCTGGCCGGCTTCGCGCACGCCAATCCGGCCGTTCAGATCGACGTGACCGTCACGGATGAGGAATTCGACATCGTGGCGGAGGGATATGATGCGGGGGTGCGGCTTGGCGAAGTGATCGACCAGGACATGATCGCCATCCCCGTGTCGGGCGAGCAGCGCCAGATCGTGGTTGCCGCACCGGTCTATATCGAGCGCTTCGGCAAACCTTCGCATCCGTCTGAATTGGCGCAGCATCGCTGCATCGGCTGGCGTCCGGCGCCGCAGACGGCGCCTTACCGCTGGGAGTTTGGCGAAGAAGGGCGCGAGTATGACGTCGCCGTCAATCCTGAGATCACCACCAATGACATGTTGCTGATGATCCGCACGGCCTGCGCCGGGGGAGGCATAACCTTCGGCATGGAGGAGACCTTCAGGCCCTATGTTCTGTCCGGCCAGTTGGTGCCAATCCTCGAAGACTATTGCCCGCCCTTTGCGGGCTTCTTCCTGTATTTCCCAAACCGGCGGAATCTAGCCCCAAAGCTTCGGGCCCTGGTCGACCACGTAAAGCGGTGGCGATAG
- a CDS encoding TetR/AcrR family transcriptional regulator, which translates to MRNSQAEKDRNRRRILAAAAPLFRERGVQGVSVADVMQAAGMTHGGFYRHFADKDALVAEALEISAEQRANERQNAGLNDLAAYATAYLSPTHREQRGEGCMFAALGSEIVRGPDSGRHAMTEVMRKLIETLSETAAGRNPQERRRAALASWSAMVGALTLSRLSDDPVLADELLEATLKLIVTRQSRKAPADGSAAQKASSSTPAKPPEPQGSLL; encoded by the coding sequence ATGCGAAACAGCCAAGCTGAGAAAGACAGGAACCGCCGCCGCATCCTCGCTGCCGCCGCGCCCCTTTTTCGCGAGCGCGGTGTGCAGGGGGTGTCGGTCGCCGACGTCATGCAGGCCGCAGGAATGACGCATGGAGGGTTCTATCGGCACTTCGCCGACAAGGACGCTCTCGTTGCCGAAGCGCTGGAAATCAGCGCGGAACAGCGCGCGAACGAGCGGCAGAACGCCGGGCTGAACGATCTTGCCGCCTATGCCACGGCTTATCTTTCGCCAACGCATCGCGAACAGCGTGGCGAGGGGTGCATGTTCGCCGCGCTCGGTTCGGAGATCGTGCGCGGACCGGATAGCGGGCGTCACGCCATGACCGAGGTGATGCGCAAGCTGATCGAGACGCTGTCTGAAACCGCCGCAGGGCGCAATCCGCAGGAGCGGCGCCGGGCAGCGCTGGCGAGCTGGTCGGCCATGGTCGGCGCACTGACCCTGTCGCGGCTCTCCGACGATCCCGTGCTCGCCGATGAGCTTCTCGAAGCGACCCTCAAGTTGATTGTCACCCGCCAGAGCCGCAAGGCGCCGGCCGACGGCTCTGCCGCGCAAAAGGCCTCTTCATCGACCCCGGCCAAACCACCTGAACCACAGGGATCCCTGCTTTAA